In Symmachiella dynata, the following are encoded in one genomic region:
- a CDS encoding ankyrin repeat domain-containing protein → MRFLQLLALPVISIGAFSMIGCDARSGGVDIWNAVAADSIDDVRVFAQSGGNLNQKNASGETVLMHALEKGSLASYGELLALGADPNIPMSDGRTITAWAISKKETDWLRLALEHKADPNMLSMSRASKFDLPPLRFATSSGTLAHAKLLVEYGADVNYLNAAKQRPLIFAMGMGRYDVVILLLDAGADFNAADTEPHSFLDEVRRLSEDKESLLVVPKLRQQFEEVEAWLNAHGVKF, encoded by the coding sequence GTGCGATTTCTACAATTGTTGGCTCTACCTGTGATCTCTATTGGAGCTTTTTCAATGATCGGATGCGACGCCAGAAGCGGAGGTGTAGACATCTGGAACGCAGTCGCAGCTGACAGCATCGATGACGTGCGGGTATTTGCGCAGTCTGGCGGCAATCTCAACCAAAAGAACGCCAGCGGGGAAACTGTGTTAATGCATGCGTTGGAGAAGGGAAGTCTCGCGAGTTATGGAGAATTATTGGCACTGGGTGCAGACCCCAATATTCCCATGAGCGACGGTAGAACAATCACGGCGTGGGCTATTTCGAAAAAGGAGACTGACTGGTTGCGACTGGCATTGGAGCATAAAGCAGATCCAAATATGCTGTCGATGTCGCGAGCATCAAAGTTCGATCTTCCGCCACTGCGATTCGCAACGAGCAGTGGCACTCTTGCCCATGCTAAATTGCTTGTGGAGTACGGTGCCGACGTAAACTACCTTAATGCGGCCAAGCAACGGCCTTTGATTTTCGCAATGGGAATGGGACGCTACGATGTCGTGATTCTACTGCTCGACGCGGGCGCTGATTTCAATGCAGCAGACACCGAACCCCATTCATTCCTAGATGAAGTTCGAAGATTGAGCGAGGACAAGGAAAGTTTGCTTGTAGTTCCGAAGTTACGGCAGCAATTTGAAGAAGTCGAGGCATGGCTAAATGCTCACGGCGTAAAATTCTAG
- a CDS encoding ArnT family glycosyltransferase encodes MDAIGSTELPHQELRRLTHPYWLVLLFAVAAMLRLSAPNDFFEGDQNKQVGYVMDLLHHGHWETQFEVNGLIATKPPLYNWMAAGFCRAAGSTAPWVIKLPSLLAAGLLLVLLYRLASQFLGQPAAFFACMACIASHHFTKLMWFARTDMLMTATVYAAIYVLVAVKDVWWKSSVLGIIMAASVLAKGPVGPCLFGIFLVLWAVREGQRPSVAKLRVALPGLIIFSIATATWLLIVMRLPEFRESVLNNELARRLPGSSVKTQPFYYYISHLFTRIAPWSLIGVLTAIAAYRRQENWTQIRFLVIWAAAYFVFFSAIPSKRHDLLLPVYPVMFMLAGLALEQMAVLLARRERAWFPLAAGAVLAIGGLVVSFRAEGKLAIAIAVATAVAGGLTIAAIRWRRDLAMPVMALAFLGAHGLYYHYANVGPRVDYQEFATFVRDVKTETDGQPVLVYHSHPLISYELDLHEEFPDPRDLLERRPQWLIAPAPEVPIIESWTRWKLTPERSFSFHGLREIDATLYRVESTPLVTATEAEDSIAHR; translated from the coding sequence ATGGATGCGATCGGCTCGACTGAGTTACCACATCAAGAGTTGCGACGACTGACGCATCCCTATTGGCTGGTGCTGTTATTCGCGGTTGCGGCGATGCTGCGCCTGTCCGCTCCTAATGATTTTTTCGAAGGCGATCAAAACAAGCAGGTCGGCTACGTGATGGACCTGTTGCATCACGGACATTGGGAGACCCAATTTGAAGTCAACGGCCTGATCGCCACCAAACCGCCGCTCTACAACTGGATGGCCGCCGGTTTCTGCCGCGCGGCCGGATCGACGGCCCCGTGGGTGATCAAACTGCCCTCGCTGTTGGCAGCGGGTTTGTTGCTGGTGTTACTGTACCGGTTGGCCTCGCAATTTCTCGGACAGCCGGCGGCGTTCTTCGCTTGCATGGCCTGCATTGCTTCGCATCATTTCACCAAATTGATGTGGTTCGCGCGGACCGATATGCTGATGACGGCGACGGTCTATGCCGCGATTTATGTCTTGGTGGCGGTGAAGGATGTGTGGTGGAAATCGTCGGTGCTGGGAATCATCATGGCTGCCTCGGTGCTGGCCAAGGGACCGGTTGGACCGTGCTTGTTTGGGATTTTTCTGGTGCTCTGGGCGGTTCGTGAAGGGCAACGTCCGTCGGTGGCCAAGCTGCGTGTGGCGCTGCCGGGCCTCATTATCTTTTCCATTGCGACAGCGACTTGGCTGCTGATTGTGATGCGCCTGCCGGAGTTTCGGGAATCGGTACTCAATAACGAATTGGCGCGGCGGTTGCCCGGTTCGTCGGTCAAGACGCAGCCGTTTTATTATTACATCAGCCACCTATTCACACGGATCGCCCCCTGGTCGCTCATTGGGGTGCTGACAGCGATTGCCGCGTATCGTCGCCAAGAGAACTGGACGCAGATTCGTTTTTTAGTGATCTGGGCGGCGGCGTATTTTGTGTTCTTCAGCGCAATCCCCTCGAAGCGACATGACTTGTTGTTGCCGGTTTATCCGGTGATGTTCATGTTGGCCGGGTTGGCCCTGGAGCAAATGGCCGTGCTGCTCGCGCGACGCGAGAGGGCCTGGTTTCCACTGGCGGCCGGAGCGGTTTTGGCGATTGGCGGCTTGGTCGTCTCTTTCCGGGCGGAGGGGAAGTTGGCGATCGCGATTGCCGTAGCCACAGCAGTGGCGGGCGGGTTGACGATTGCCGCGATCCGTTGGCGGCGCGATCTGGCCATGCCGGTGATGGCCTTGGCGTTTCTCGGCGCGCACGGCTTGTACTATCACTACGCGAATGTCGGACCGCGCGTGGATTACCAAGAATTCGCCACCTTCGTGCGAGATGTGAAAACAGAGACCGACGGGCAACCGGTCCTGGTCTATCATTCGCATCCGCTGATTTCCTACGAACTCGACCTGCACGAAGAATTCCCCGACCCCCGCGACCTGCTGGAGCGACGCCCGCAATGGCTGATCGCCCCGGCACCGGAGGTTCCGATCATCGAAAGCTGGACGCGGTGGAAATTAACCCCAGAGCGAAGTTTCAGCTTCCACGGCCTACGCGAAATCGATGCAACGCTGTACCGGGTGGAATCGACGCCGCTGGTGACGGCTACGGAAGCAGAAGATTCAATCGCCCACAGGTAA